atagaaaaacacaacctaatgaaatattccaaaagacataaaaaataaaaacacatttcttattccatatgctagaccTAATTCGTAGAAGTGCTCCTCCTTCCATAATACCATTGCAGAATGGATTAGGTTaactgagtcagccaggaaaaacaatggCTTAGCATGAtgtaagtcactgattaacatgcattacTACATTGACTCATGAAATGCATAGGTCGTTATTATTATCTGTAGTATCGTCTATAAGATAAACACATCAAACTAAGAAACTTACATGATCGTAGCTTTCATTCAGCTCTTGGACTGTATCTACAAAAACTTGACCCATACGTCGAAGGATATAAGCACATTTAGGAAACCACCTGGCATGTTCTACCCAGACATCATCTTCATCTTCCCAGTTCCGTAAACCTCCACCACAGTAGAAGCATCGAACACAATCTCCATAACCTTAAAATTTAATCAAATGTTAGACTCATTACTGtcctttaaatacattttaagaaGATGGTTCACCTTATAAGACTATCAAAGTAATTTACGTTATAGATTATATTTTACGAATACCTGCATAATAGAATCCAGCTTTTGCTAGTTTTTTGGGTGTCAAATGATGATCTCTTGGCCAGGCTGTAAATGTCTCCATTCGTTTTAGAAGCATTGCATATTCAAATCTCTTGGGGTGTTCCGTTACAATGCCAAGCTCAGAATACGTTGGTCCACCTGCATTTCCTTTGGTAGAGTTTTGACTAGTTTCTGAAACTGTTTGTGCTACAGCTGTTGATGATATTTCTGTTGCAGCTGTTGATGATATTTCTGTTGCAGCTGTTGATGATATTTGTCCTACAGCTGTTAACGATATCTGTTTTAAACCTGATGCTGATGTTTGTGTTTCAGCTGCTGATGAGATTGTTGTGGAAATTAAATTCCGCTCTGACGCACAGTTTGTTGAAACTGTTGACTCGGACTGAGCTGTGATCACAGTAGATGTAGCAGTAACAAAGGTGGGTCTATAAAATGGATCAACTGGTGTTGTTGCATATGACAAAAGTGATGGAGATTCTTCACTATTAGATGAAAAGATTCTTGTAGAAGCTATTTCTAATGTTATAGATGAGACAACAGATGATAGATCGGGTACTGTTGATACTGTATTTGAGATTGTAAAACCAGATGATGGGTCTCCTACCAGATCTCCCTGAGTAGATGAACTATGAGTGATGACGTTATCTGGACATAAGTTGTAATCTGATAATGGCATAACTGCAGGTGCCGCAGCCACATTTGTGTCTGATTCTTGGTGTACAAGGTTTGATGAATTTACATTATGAGCTACTGACAatttgttgtcaagttgattttctcgtgaatgtatattttgaaaCTCATTTAAATTTCTTATCGAAAGAGACCACATAGACTCGTTAATATTGTCTtcccatgttctttcactgtaATTTTCACTGTCTAAAAATGGAAAGTTATATAAATTGCTGACATTTCTGTATATTTCTCTATCTTCTACATCAACAACTAAATTCATAACACCAAGGTTGTTGTTCCCATGTTGATCCCAAGCTCGGGCTGCGTAAGGACAACTTTCCGCATGAGTGCACACGTTTTCATCATTCACTAGATCATAGTAGAAAAAGCTAAAGCAAAATGgacaaaaaatcaaatttttgcCAGCTTGTTCCAAATAAATGAAACCTCTTTTTGCTAAACTTGTTGCATATAATTGATCTCCATTAGATGATGCTCGATTCAGGAATGTACGAAGCCGACTTTGATACCTTCTGAAGTCAATAATGTTTACTAAACTAAGAAATTCAGTAATACCATCACACGCCACAGCGTATACTAACAGGTCGTTTTTGTATCCAAATTGTCCGATTGCaacctacaaaaaaaattgctgcATAATCTAAGACTTTATTCTCCAAATGTTTCCAGTCTAAGATATACTCTTCAAAGAATTTTTGAACAATAGCTAACAAAAACAGATGTTTCTGTTTTAACATTTCCAACTagtgtttatttgtattattattattgagctgaaatggaaacaaataaaaaagaattagtCTTAGACCTAGTAAATGTCACGACATGTAGATATAAATTATCTACCACTAACTCGAAAGTTTGTAGTTGCATATGAAACACAATTTAAATCTTTTCCATTTTAACTGTTATCGATCAATTCTAGTGTCTTAAGCTTTGACTGTGTTAAAGTTACCAAACATATATAGTTCGTcaatcgtggttcgatgatgaccactttgtcatccagggggctgagggtttgcactggggttttatgcctcctcatgtggttggtgagacctatgtgagcccggaatgttcggccgcacactgggcaggttattccagcaggagctagtgtcgtgggccttgcttttctttccctggcgtttttcttctgccagcattgttcttttttcctcagcaacctgtgcgccagttttcacagcgtgacgccatgatgctctgtcgtgtgcctctgtctcccaggtgccagggtctatgctgaacgccttcagagaagctttgagggtgtccctgaagcactttctttgcccaccttgcgagcgctttccttcgcttagttggccatacaagagtcgtttagggatgcggtaatataataaacataatattttgtaaaataaatatcttttttcttttcattttcggCAGTGAAAATTTCATTTTAACCTTACTAACAAAATTCCCTCTAAAGCCTGATgtataatttgaatattttgtttgtatataaTCAAATTATTCTACTTGCCAAGCCACAACTTCTTTTCTTTCTAACTCGTGTAATAGTCATTATAGCGAGTGAAATACAAGAGATTATACTTCAGTTTTTTGTTTAccacaaatatatttctttttttattcgggtatctaaaaaacaaaaagctacAGTTACACAGTGACcattattcatatatatatatatatgtgtgcatTTGAATCAGTGAGCGATTCAttttagaaggcctgaacaccgTCACAATCTCACATGTCTGACTTTTGTAAGAAGTCCTTCTCGTTGActaagaaaaatttaaatgcAACTGTTTAATAAGTTATAGTGAAATAtactagtaataaaaaaaacctgcttgttAAATCTTActttaataatgtatataatTAAGTACATCAAATGCattatttataaacagaaaAAAGTATTAGTTAAATACGAGTAATTCGTACAAGAAAATTAACATCAATCTATATTACTAAGATTAAGACTGCTTTGGTTATTCTTATGGAAATTAGTTGTGATTACGAAAAATCTTTTctcaaataaaaagaacaatacaaatatttatatgaaTAGAACAGACGTAACTAATATTATGTGCACAACATCGAGTGGTatgttgttttatattaaatatttcctttaaaatgttattttgtcCCAGTAATTTCATGACTTTCAGCCTATCATTTTGTGAATCAGTGAGCGATTCATTttagaaggcctaaacactgaaCTACAACGTCACAACTGTGGACAAGGGGCGGACTAGCTATATGGGCTTTCGAATAAATGCCCAGGTGGGCCGGTActcaaatgggccggtagggccacctaaagggcctcatgaatgccactatagaccatattaaattgttaaatgtcttataatattctcttgtaAAAGGGGCCCTCTGGGCGtcgtgttaaaaatattttacagactctacagtgtaattttaatttaatccaacacatttttttccgaaataatgtaatagtctacatccgtagacagtgctactagtaggcttcatccttttagggccccACACActcttagcgattaaaaagaataataagGCGTACATTTAAAGAACAGGTAGACCTAAAATTGCACGTGCAcaatatgatatacaatttaagggccggatggtatagaaatgcctgggccgttTTAACACCCAGTCCGCACCTGCCGTggacagtttagaccaatagctctttgccacgtcgtgtctaagtctagatcttggtctaagtctagatcttggtctaagtctagatcttggtctaagtctagatctgtCAGCacgacgtggcaacaagctattggtctaaactgcccacaggttgtgacgttgcaggtcagtgttcaggccttctgtaaagaATGGTCTCGGATTAGCATCTGTCAAgactcattttctctctaatATACGTATGTGTattactaaatgtacccaagtcctgggcaATACCATAACGATACATACAAcgataaaataagattcagaatgccaattcaccgacatataacatgtttaattacatcatctgcactataataCAGAATCAGTTCAGGCATTTGAAATATCCAGTATCGATTAAAAATATACCAGCTTAATATTCCATAGACTGAATAGTGACAACACAGAAAATTGattagagtctacacttagactatatCCATATCCAAAAGTTCAACcatcctggactaggaacaaaaatcACACATTATGAGTTACATTATATTCAACAAAAACTTCTCACCAagtaaaaacaacccaaaacaataacagttttgaagtcaacaacctgaattgccccccccccttttctcctctacagtaaacaggagacccaggctgaccagaactcagtcctgacagcACCGTAAAAAAGGACGACATAAAGGGACGTAGTTTGGCATAGGGTTTAGATGCCGTATTAGAAAAAGAGACAGTTGACCTATAGATCAAGCTTCAGCGAAAACATCTTGAATGGACAGTGACGTAGTCTTGATTTTCCTTTCATATTTCATTAAACTTGTAAAAACTAAATACCACTAGTCTGTCTTCTTCAAAGTATTTTGTGGTGAGCTATGTTTAGTAGTAATAAGAATTTACAAACAGGACCGCAATGTAAAAAATACGTCAACTCAGAAATAGGTCGTGTACTGAAGGTGTACTAATTCATAGCATACATTCCACAATTAATAACAATGCATAACGATAAATACATAAcaccaatctttttttttttactattttgtaGCATCCttctttacattttacttttaattttaaaaaaatcgatatACAATACAATCGTTTATTGACAGATTGAGGTCacacattctattttttttttgagaaaacaatatatttatcaacttctttaaataaaaaacttgGATATTTTTAGGCATTGTaccttaaataaaataacatacaaacattacttacatttatttcaattttttcttGTTAAGCTATTTTGTagaattttgttatatttttgttttgtatttcctTGAGTAAGAAAAGTAACACATTGTAATATTGTTAATTGTATATTGATACAAACACATatatagctatttatagttacaCGTCATAGTTGAAAATCCTAACAAGCTTTTAccaaataatttgttttaatgtaaaaacaacaacgggAATTGCCGATCACAGtgtatatctatatagatataataaggctagtcttcgagtccgaagatcagtgaggaatgcagtattagccgtggctgcgcagtgacctacatattttgccacatccagtgcaagcataatcattgtccacaggtggttgatttagattttcttttcgccgtctgcgtctgtcctcggcagcggattttcttttggtctctaatgtgtatcccgcggccttcgtgagtgacctccagctgcctcgttctgaggccgcatgcaaccaggtgctctctccTATGTCAGCCAAGATTGAATgtaaggtatatatatatatatatatatatatgtatatccaGCATAGCaaaacttgataaaacttggcataaatgttcctaaGATCATGACCAGAACCCTGGTAGATTCTTAAAGTCTTATCCACAACCGGagcgccctaaaaaaaaaaactaaattcatGGGCGTAGTTGGCGAGGGAAATTTAggacttgtttatttttttgctttaattttgtttactacagttgagattttaatgttaCGCCATCGATACCCCAGAGCAGCCTAGgggtgttttaaatttaaattcccctctatggggttttgaggtttaaaatcccttctataaaacaaaaaaaaaatcaaatgaaagtaaaaaaattcaatgagcgtagtcaagggggttttgagtttaaaaccccctccgacgTTAAAAAAGCAAACATTAGTCACCAGATTCTAGGAACGTAGCCAAgaagggttttaagtttaaatttgcCCCCTACCCTCCATAGGGCTTtttgtttaaaacccctctacAGTTTCGTGGCTGAAGccccttcttcaatataaaactacaGGCACCGAAATCTATGAGCGAAGCAAAAAGTGTTTAGAATTTAGctcccccaccccaaaaaaaaaatgttttgactataaaattccccttttcaatacaaaaaaaacaaaaacaacaacaaaataaaactacaaatttCAGGAGGTAACCAAGATGTGTCTTGAAGTTGCCATCGCTACTAAAGGAAAAGCAAAGCTACAATTACTAAATTTCTTGAGCGCAGGCAAAGAGAGTTACATGTTTACTCtctaagcatatatatatatatatatatatatatatatatatatatatatatataggggccTATATAGAGatatttatcgatggtcccgggttcaaaccctacccgcttccatcccccgtcgtcttgcgggaggtttggactaggaagtacttcaactctgaaggaacatccggaacatgtaaaacaaaaaaacaaaaaattgtatcATACGAgtatgtagatttttttttaatataacataaaaaaaatatagcaatATTCTTCCACTattgtaaacaaatttttatttcGTTAAGTAGAGCAAAAttaagaattagatttagattctctGTGGCCAGTAACAAGGGAATTTCCATTTTCATGCTTCCCAACAAGTAGAGAGGGAAATAGCCGAAATCGAGATTGTTAAGACTGTATGGTTGCAATCTTGTAAATGAATTGTTGCTGCACAATAAAATCAGTATCGTTAACACAATGTGAAAACAGTTCTTTTATTTGTCGCAGACTTGAagagtcatcatcatcatcatcatcatcattattggcctccttcagtcgtagaacgactatggttcatatcagagcacacttcctcatgtggctgtggaacCCTATCTTGAAGAGTAACACATAGCAATAAAGGCAGACTCCAGACCTACACCAACAAATGTATGCAACATATGTAAATGTTAGCTACACAAAATCTCCAACTACAGTCTGTGGGGAGAAAAACATGCATGCATCAATACCGAAGGAAATCAAAAGACGCATAAAAGGCTGGATTGAATTAGGTCTGAATTGATACAATGCGGGGAATGAGGGAGAATACTGCAAACCAGGGAGACTGGGGAACtaaatcaaacatggaggagacgaCCAAAACAAGAAGCAAAGATTGCAGGATTGATATCTAACCAACTGAGGGAAATTTCCAAGAGTCCGATGACGAAAAGTTGTAGTGCTTCCATCGAGCGCCTctccaggtggcggataggggaatgcccaCCAGATGAAGGGATTTGCACCTTATACGACGTAgctacgagctattggtctccactgcctaGAGGTTGTGACGTCGAAGGtgagtgttcaggccttcttttACGAATGGTCTCGAGTAAAGtcagatttttaaaactgtGAGTCCTCGATAGTGTAGCTGTATGAATCCAGGATTAGTCAGAGAGACCAGTGGTGTTTAGTATTGCAGTAGGCTGTTATGTACAATAAAGCATTAGCAGTAAGAGTATCGTGTAGTCGAATAGCTGtttatatctctatctatctatctatctatctatctatctatctatctatctatctatctatctatctatctattttagtgtctgtctgtttgtctgtctgtctatctttctatctatctatctatctatctatctatctatctatctatctatctatctatctatctatctatctatctatctatctatttatctatctatctatctatctatctatctat
This genomic stretch from Biomphalaria glabrata chromosome 4, xgBioGlab47.1, whole genome shotgun sequence harbors:
- the LOC106069079 gene encoding uncharacterized protein LOC106069079, with protein sequence MNLVVDVEDREIYRNVSNLYNFPFLDSENYSERTWEDNINESMWSLSIRNLNEFQNIHSRENQLDNKLSVAHNVNSSNLVHQESDTNVAAAPAVMPLSDYNLCPDNVITHSSSTQGDLVGDPSSGFTISNTVSTVPDLSSVVSSITLEIASTRIFSSNSEESPSLLSYATTPVDPFYRPTFVTATSTVITAQSESTVSTNCASERNLISTTISSAAETQTSASGLKQISLTAVGQISSTAATEISSTAATEISSTAVAQTVSETSQNSTKGNAGGPTYSELGIVTEHPKRFEYAMLLKRMETFTAWPRDHHLTPKKLAKAGFYYAGYGDCVRCFYCGGGLRNWEDEDDVWVEHARWFPKCAYILRRMGQVFVDTVQELNESYDHINFSMVVEKMGNAVQASQFDTKDTPLKRDPAVKTVVDMGFPYAEVIAAAEKIKQSENTLSADILYEKLVSDNINRVPNASRMFDLKLAKMKSESSSRAEEKLRALKETNEQLRQQTVCKICMDKEVAVVFLPCGHLVSCTDCAAAMKDCPVCRKHVKGTVRAFMS